The Muricauda sp. SCSIO 65647 genome includes a region encoding these proteins:
- a CDS encoding META domain-containing protein: MFGKRIVLVCALASIILLGVRCDDSDDSQNNAVTGNWRVMSVILSGQSIGFQTPDAEVISIVFESSGDYSGTTTANTFGGNYELTGSTLTLTSFTTTEVADTPFAGAFYNAISEAIVPNTTYAEFDFSVAADTLMLGFADSGTMRLQRP; encoded by the coding sequence ATGTTTGGCAAGAGAATAGTATTGGTTTGCGCTTTGGCCTCAATAATTTTGTTAGGGGTAAGATGTGATGATTCCGATGATTCTCAAAACAATGCTGTTACGGGCAACTGGCGGGTCATGTCGGTAATCTTGTCGGGGCAGTCAATTGGGTTTCAGACCCCCGATGCCGAGGTCATCTCCATTGTATTTGAAAGCAGCGGAGATTATTCTGGCACGACTACGGCCAATACTTTTGGTGGAAACTATGAATTGACGGGCAGCACGTTGACATTGACTTCCTTTACCACTACCGAAGTGGCCGACACACCCTTTGCAGGGGCATTTTATAATGCCATTTCAGAGGCCATAGTGCCAAATACCACTTATGCCGAATTTGATTTTTCGGTAGCCGCCGATACCTTGATGTTGGGCTTTGCGGATTCAGGGACCATGAGACTACAAAGACCATAA